Below is a genomic region from Piscirickettsia litoralis.
ACAGTTCCAGGGTTTTTGGCATTAAGACTACTTATAGGGTGTCTCAAGGTGTCAAACATGCGAACATCTGGAGCAATTTTCTTCGTCGCTAAGTTTGGTGCTGAGTTCCATCGCAAAAGTGGTGGAACTTCAGAATCTAGATTTTTGATAGAAGCTAATTGAGGTTTTTTAACTGGTGGCATCCGATGCGAGCCAGGGAGCGCCAAGCGCGGGGTGAGTATTCCGAGGTAGGCTCGGATTTTTAGCAGAGCGGAGTGACGTAGGGCCTTTAGGTCCGGAGTCGGCGGAACGAGTGTCTAAAAATCTATACGAGCCGTAGAGTCATCTGAGAGCGAGATGCGGAGTGTGCCGAATTAAGGCACGGAGCGTCTCGTGACGGGGACGGCCGAGGCATTATAGTCGTCGCGTTTTGCGAGGCGATTTTGCACCATGGAAGTGCAAAATACCTACCGAGGTAGCGACGCTTCCGAGAATTCCCTATTGAGAGTTGTACTGCAGAGACGCTGTACTAAATTTGGCGCTTACAAAGTAACTTGTTCCGGTCAAGTCATATTAGCCCTCTAATCTATCTAAAAATAGGAACTGTTATAACCGTAATACAACTGAAAACCACTCAAAACCCAAACGGATTCTTCCTATAACTTTTTTCAGCCAAGCCTTTAAAGTTAATCCCACCCAAGTCTGGCACGTCCATACTGTCGATCATCAGCTCAGTAAAGGCCCATACCAACGCATCTAATCGATCTGGCGAATCAGGGTCGTCAGGAGTCCAGGTACAAATCTGATCTTCCAATACAGGAAAACAACCCAGGTGATAGCACTTACCCTGTGTGTATAAATTCGCTATTGGCTCAGCCCTTATCACCTTGCCTCTGGTCGCATGCACCTTCTTATAAGAAATATTCTTATCAATCGAGCGCACCATGCTTTCCACCAAGTCGCCGCCATTGTTCACCTCAGCCACAATAAGATCGGCACTCCATTTCCTGTAAAGGTCCACTGCCTTCTGGCACCACTCTAGCGGTGACATCACCTCTGACGCATCCTCAAGCAGATATCCTTTACCCTCACGGTCTATCCCTGCCACAACCAAACCGCACTCGTCACTCTCTTCTGTGGCCGTGACAGAGGGGTCGATTGCAACGACGATACGTTGGAAATATTCAGGCCGTTCATGTGTCCGTTGATTTTCAATCAGCCCATACGTCCACAACGCTCCGGCGCTATCATCCAGTATTTCTGCCTCTAACTCTTGGCGACCTAAACGAGTCCCCTCGTATTTCTCACGCATTTTCTCAGCAAAGGCAGACGATAGATTATTCGAGTTTTCAAAGGTAGAACCC
It encodes:
- a CDS encoding phage terminase large subunit family protein; its protein translation is MGENNRVLVTTTPKPRPLIKQLVKDPKTVISKGSTFENSNNLSSAFAEKMREKYEGTRLGRQELEAEILDDSAGALWTYGLIENQRTHERPEYFQRIVVAIDPSVTATEESDECGLVVAGIDREGKGYLLEDASEVMSPLEWCQKAVDLYRKWSADLIVAEVNNGGDLVESMVRSIDKNISYKKVHATRGKVIRAEPIANLYTQGKCYHLGCFPVLEDQICTWTPDDPDSPDRLDALVWAFTELMIDSMDVPDLGGINFKGLAEKSYRKNPFGF